TAATACAATCAAAAAGTACCTTGATGAATTGGAACAAATCGAAGAAAACGATGGAAAGGCCGGCCTGACACAAGAGGAAAAACTAGTGCTGAAGATTCTTGAAAACGAAAAAATGTAGGAAGGGTGAAAGATGAAAGAGTGAAGATGGAAGTATTGAAATTCCAATATCAGTTTTTAAGTTTTTATTCATCTATAATGACCTCTTAATATCTATTTAAAAGGCATAAAGCAATTTCGGACAATCAGAATTTCTTTCCTCACTCTTCCGGCTTCCATTTTATACCGAAACTCTGTTCTTCAAAAAATGTGTTCTGTAATCTTTAGGGGTAATTCCTGCAATTTTCTTGAAAAGCTGAGTAAAGTGTGATGCGGTATGAAAGTTGAGTTCATAAGCTATTTCTGCGATGTCCTTACTTGAATGGAGCAAGGCTTTACTGTAATTAATATCAATCTCATTAATCCATTGCTTCGGTGATTTTTGGGTTACATTTTTCACACATTTATTAAGGTAGCTCTCCGTTACCGACAGTTTATCAGCATAAAAGGCCACCCGTTTTTCCGCTACGTGGTATTTAAACAAAAGATCACGGAACTGAAGCGAAAGTTCCATTGGGCGTGATGCCGATTTGTGATGACTATCTGAATCTGTGCTCAGCATTTTGATAAGAATCAAATGAAGCATTGTGACCACCACTTCATTAATGTTCAGGTTATTCAGCCAAAGTTCCTGTTCCAGGATCGGAAGCAACTGGGTGATGGTTCCGTAGGTAAGACTGTCCAGATTCAGGAATGGGGTCATGAAAAAAATGCTGCTTTTGTGCTTGGGTAATTCCTGTTCGGAAAGAATATTGTTTTCATAAGCCAGGAAAAATCCCTCAATATCGTCTGAGAGTTCTACGGTAGCCGTGATTGTTCCCTGTTTGATAAAGATCACACCGCCTTTTTCAGCATTATATTCTTTGTTTTCCAGATACTGCTTTATATGTCCCTTTGTCACAAAAATAATAAAGTTAAAAGTGGTACGGTACGGGATCACCGGCATTAAAATCCCTTTAAGGTAGTTTTCGATGCGGTATAGCTGTATGTCTGCATTATTAGCCAGTATTTTCTCCGTAATATTCGGAAGAAAAAGCTTTTTATACTGAAAATTGGATAGTATTTCCATGATTAATTATTGATGCAAATTTGATGCTGAATTATTTTGTATTTATGTATTCAGGTAAAATGTATTAATGATTTGATAGGACAGTGTTTACAATAATGTTTAAATCTGAATCTTAAGGTTTATAAGTTTTAGAAACAGTAAAATGAGTTTTATTTTAAGATTGGATAATTTTTTCTTAATAGTTAAAATACATCTTAAAATAGTATTCTCATTCATGAATACACAAATACATTTTACATGAATACACTTAAGTTAAAATTTATAATACACTCCCATTCTTACTCCAAACGGACTTCCCGGAGTATAAGTAAGGTCTGTGATAGGTTCTGCTTCGCCTTTTAATTGGGTTTCTGTCGCAAACTGAGCTTCGTTCCATCGGACGTTGAAGAGGTTGTTTACCTGGATATTTGCTCCCCATTTCTGACGGTTGTAAGAAAGCATCAGATCGTTGACGAAATACGCTTTTGTTTTGATGCTGTTATCCTCTACAGCCGGCCTTGAGCCAAGATACCTGTACTGAAGTCCCAATGAAAAGCCATGAAGAAAATCCCAGTTGACGGAGCCTGTGCTGGTTACTACCGGAGCTAATGGAACATAATCCTGTCCTTTTTCTTCTTCAATAAATCTGGCATGAGAATAATTAAGATCTGCATTTAGATAGAAATTTTCAAGTGGCTGGAAACGGATTCCCAAATCTGCCCCGAAACGCTGTGATTTTCCGGATGGCTCTACTACAGCATCATCACCAACATATACGAATTCCTGCTGCAGATACATATACCATAAAGCAGGTGTAATAATCAGTGATTTGAAAGGATGGAGTCTCGCTCCAAGATCTCCGCCGATAGAATACGGAAGTGTTTTCTGATCAGGATTCGGAACGACTACTCTCAGGTCATTGGAATGAAATCCCATTCCGGTCTTCAAAAACCACATGACGTTATCACTCTGAGCATAAGAGAAATTAAGTTTCGGGCTTAATCTTGTTGCTTCTTTTGACTGTCCGGAAGGAAGTTGTTCAGTATCCAGCAGATTATGCATATTAAACATAAAATGATCCACTCTTAAGGCTGGATTGACGGTCCATTTTCCCGTCTTCCATATCAATCCGGAATAGACATGAAGGTTCGTTTCAGTTCCGTTTACGTCGGCTTTTCTGTCCAGGAGAAGATCTCTGTGATAGACATGATTGAGCTGCAAAGTATTAATATCATCATTTCTTAAACCTACTCCAGAAATCCAATTCAATGAGCTGTTTCCAAGAGTAAAGCTTTTGGTATATTTCACCTCAGCTCCGTAAATATTTCTGCCATCTGTCTGTTGAATCTCATCACCATGGTCTTTATCTTTTAAATAAAAAGTAAAATCAGAATACAGATTAAAATTATACTTTGAATAAAATGCCATTGCATCAATCTGTTCGGAATCTGAAATAATATGTTTAAAATTCATCTGAAGATTGGTTCTTGACGTTTTTCCGCCTTCTGTAGAATCAATGCTTCCCCACCGACCAATCATTCCTTCATCTACGGCACGTTCAGGAATCTGTCCGGACGCATTCCAGGAAGAATTAAATGTTGAGAACTGGATATTGAAATAATCCTTATCGGTGATCCACTGATTGTATTTTCCGAAAATATTGACCCTGTTAAAATTCTGCTTTACATCAAAAGGCCCGTCAGTATAGTTGTATTCTGCTGCCAGATAAGCATTTTTTCTTCCCGTATCATCATGCAGAATGTTGAACATTCCGAGAATCCTTTTTGAATTGAATGAGCCCCCTTCCAATTTGACCATACTGTTTTTCAACCCATTATAGGTTTGAAAATCAACGTATCCAGCTGTATTAAAATCTCCACGATCCATATAATATGCTCCTTTTCCAAAATCAATGTTGTTGACGGTTTCAGGAATCACAAAATGCAGATCCGAATAACCCTGTCCATGGGCATGGGAAACAATATTAACAGGCATTCCGTCTACATTCACACTAACATCTGTACCATGATCTGCATCAAAACCTCTTAGGAAAAGCTGCTCCGCCTTTCCACCTCCTGCATGCTGTGCAATGAACAATCCCGGAACTTTTCTCAACAGATCCTGTGCAGAATTAACGGGAAATTTGTTTAAATCAACTTTTGTAATAGCTGATAAAAACGAACTATGATTAATAGCCACTTCAGAGATCTGATAGGGCTTATGCTGTAAAAAAATAACCTTATTTTGATCATGATCATTGTTCACCACCCACGTTACCTCATCATATCCCTGACGACCGATGACTAATGTGTCCGGAAGGCTGGCAACAGGAAGCGTAAAAGTCCCGTCGCTTCCCGAATGGGTATGGGTGTTTCCGTGGTTGTATTTTATAAGGACATCCGCAATGGGAAATTGGTCATCTGCATCCTTTATAGCCAGTTTTTTTTCTGTTTCCTGGGCAGATATTTTTCCGTTAAAAGCCAATGCCAGAAATACAGCTGCTATTTTAGTTATCTTCATTTTTTTTAAATATTTTTTAGAGTCTAGAATCAAGAGCCAAGAAGCAAGACTGCATATGCCAGACATCAGACTTGAGATTTTAGATTTTAGATTTTAGATTTTAGATTTTTAGTATGAATTGGAACCTGATATCAATATTGTACTGTATATTGCTGCTTACTCCAATCTTTCTTACTATCAATCACCGAAACTATCTACTCAGTTCTTCTTTTTTTAAATAATTTCTGTATTAAAAGGGTGATACACGTGCCCAGAACAAATGGAAAAGTCAGGACACCGCCTACTTCGTTCAAGGTATTATGATCTACCAGCAGGTCGTCAATCGCAACTGTAATGGCCACAGCTATCAGCACCCAGAGTCCGTTTTTCTTTTTAAATCCTGAAAAAACGATCGCTGAAAGCACCGCGTTGAATCCGAAAAGTCCCATGTGGATCTTCTCAATGGGTTCACCATTCATATGAGAAAGGTAAGCTCCTAAAACAGCACCTGCAAAACCATACAATGCAGCAGCAGGCGAACTGATAAAAACCGCTACGAAGAAAATAATCCCGGAAAGTATTCCTCCCTGAAATATCACTTCTCCAAATGCATTGGTACAAGTAAGGAAATCATCGTAATCTGCCGGCTCTGCTGTTGCGGAGATCATTTCTGAAGGTGGAATTTGTGTAAAATGATGCAATACAAATACACAGACCCACGTAATGATAATGAAAGGAAACGTGAATACGGGAATTTTTTTCTGAATGAAAAAATGCTGAATTACTGCCGCCAAAGCGCCACCCAATATGATAATTATCCAAATAAGTAATGTTGTCTGAAAGATGAAGGAGAGCGCCACCCCCACTAAAGCCGCACTAAAACCATATAATCCGGCATTGATCTCTGACAGATCATATTTAAGCTTCATTGCAGTGAGTGTTCCGGCTGCGGTTGAAAGAAGAACAGCAACACCGCCTTCCCAACTTCCTATAAAAATGCCGATGAGGAATAAGAGTCCTGTCCATCTGTTTTCCTGAAGCATAATCTGCCCGATTCCTTTTAGAATATTGTCGATAAAAGGTTGTTTTTTGAAAAATTCGTCCATAGTTTTTTTAGTCATATAGTATTTATTAATAAGAGTTTAAGAGTCAAGAAACAAGAGCCAAGAATCAAGATTTTAGACGTCAGATTTCAGACACAAGACATCAGACCGTAAGTCATTAACTTAATTACTAGTAACCAGCAACTGACAACTAAAACTCATTCACTCTCAACCCCTGAAATTCTCCAACTTCGAAACCCGAAACCCGCATCACGTCACCATCCCAGAAACACCATCCCTATTCCGCAGACTGTTACAACAGCACCGCTCACCATGCCCATATACCTTTCCAGTTTTTCTGTATTGAATAAGGTTGAGTAGCCATAACGCCCTAAAAGAACCATTCCCAGCATTGTTAGAACGGTTGTTATGGTAAATGAAGTGACCAAAACCGCTATTTCAGACATGGAATGTTTTACGCCGGAATAGAATAGTAGTGGAATTAGTGGCTCGCTAGGCCCCATTACGAAGATCATGAAAAGCACTAAAGGGGTTACTTTTATTCTTTTTTGCGGCATTACCATTTCCGTGTGATTATGTTCATAAACGTAAACATCGTCACCCATGACATCAAAATGTTTGTGAGGTTTATTTCTGATAGCCTGGATCAATCCATAGATCAAGTAAACGCCTCCAAATATCAGCAAAGCCCATCCTGAAAAATTACCTCTGAGATCCTGAAACCATGAGATCTTATTGAGCTGCCAGCCCAAAAACACTCCGATGAACCCCAAAATCAAGGAGCTCAACACGTGTCCGAATCCACAGACAACGGTTAAAACTGCGGTTTTCATTCCGCTCCATTTTTTAGATTTTGAAATGACAATGAACGGCAGATAATGATCCGGTCCTGAGGCGGTGTGTATAAAGCTTATTGAGATGGCACTTATGAGAAGTGCCCAAACTGTAGTGTCCATTTTTTGTTTTTGTTTTTTCCAGTTATTTAGGTTTTGGCTAAAGCCTTGGTTGATGTTTTTATTTTTGATCGGGCTAAAGCCCGATCCTATTGAATAATGAGGTCTTTTGATTTAATTGAAATCTCTTAATTGCTCTTGTTCAAAATGATCTGATCTTTGGCCAGGACCGGGCTAAAGCCCGCTCCCATTCATTGAATAATTGTTTGGTTTTAATTCAAAATAATAGTCATCAATTATTTATTCCAATGACCAAAGGATTTCCTGAACCCGAAGGAAAAAATTGTACATCAATTCTCCCCCATGTCCTAAAGCTCTTACAACAAAACCATTCTCTTCAATAGCAGAAACGCCGGCTTCCATTTCGTCCCTGTGTTCTGTTGCCAGTTCTACAATCGTTTCAATCAGACTATTTTTATCAACATTTTCTTTTGTACTGTAGAAAATAAGGTTTCCCTGATGCGTATACTGTTCGAGGTTTCCAATGCAGTTAATTGGGAACAGGTCGGGCTGAATAACAACATTGTCTTTAATCACCAGCTTATTTTTATGATAGATCTGCATCAGATTCTGAAAACGTTTTAGTTTAAACACCTCACCATAATGTTTTCTTCCACAGGTAATGATCTCACTGATGATAATCTGACTATTTTTTCCGACATGGATATTGGCCCTACTTTCAAAGTTAGAGTCTTCGTGTGGAACTACAGGATGCGGAACGTAAGCAAAAGAGGTATTTTCTTCCATTTTTACATTGAGCTCCTGAACCGCCTTATCCTTCATATTGAACAGCCGCTGATACGACTGCGACTGCAATTGGAGTGAAGCTCCTTTTTCAAGTTCAACGTTCAGATGATAGCGGTCTCCGTCCAGAATTCCGGGAGAGGAGCTCATTACCATCTGATATAGCTTATTGTCGCTTTTCCG
The Chryseobacterium sp. W4I1 DNA segment above includes these coding regions:
- a CDS encoding AraC family transcriptional regulator, whose translation is MEILSNFQYKKLFLPNITEKILANNADIQLYRIENYLKGILMPVIPYRTTFNFIIFVTKGHIKQYLENKEYNAEKGGVIFIKQGTITATVELSDDIEGFFLAYENNILSEQELPKHKSSIFFMTPFLNLDSLTYGTITQLLPILEQELWLNNLNINEVVVTMLHLILIKMLSTDSDSHHKSASRPMELSLQFRDLLFKYHVAEKRVAFYADKLSVTESYLNKCVKNVTQKSPKQWINEIDINYSKALLHSSKDIAEIAYELNFHTASHFTQLFKKIAGITPKDYRTHFLKNRVSV
- a CDS encoding TonB-dependent receptor plug domain-containing protein; amino-acid sequence: MKITKIAAVFLALAFNGKISAQETEKKLAIKDADDQFPIADVLIKYNHGNTHTHSGSDGTFTLPVASLPDTLVIGRQGYDEVTWVVNNDHDQNKVIFLQHKPYQISEVAINHSSFLSAITKVDLNKFPVNSAQDLLRKVPGLFIAQHAGGGKAEQLFLRGFDADHGTDVSVNVDGMPVNIVSHAHGQGYSDLHFVIPETVNNIDFGKGAYYMDRGDFNTAGYVDFQTYNGLKNSMVKLEGGSFNSKRILGMFNILHDDTGRKNAYLAAEYNYTDGPFDVKQNFNRVNIFGKYNQWITDKDYFNIQFSTFNSSWNASGQIPERAVDEGMIGRWGSIDSTEGGKTSRTNLQMNFKHIISDSEQIDAMAFYSKYNFNLYSDFTFYLKDKDHGDEIQQTDGRNIYGAEVKYTKSFTLGNSSLNWISGVGLRNDDINTLQLNHVYHRDLLLDRKADVNGTETNLHVYSGLIWKTGKWTVNPALRVDHFMFNMHNLLDTEQLPSGQSKEATRLSPKLNFSYAQSDNVMWFLKTGMGFHSNDLRVVVPNPDQKTLPYSIGGDLGARLHPFKSLIITPALWYMYLQQEFVYVGDDAVVEPSGKSQRFGADLGIRFQPLENFYLNADLNYSHARFIEEEKGQDYVPLAPVVTSTGSVNWDFLHGFSLGLQYRYLGSRPAVEDNSIKTKAYFVNDLMLSYNRQKWGANIQVNNLFNVRWNEAQFATETQLKGEAEPITDLTYTPGSPFGVRMGVYYKF
- a CDS encoding urea transporter, whose protein sequence is MTKKTMDEFFKKQPFIDNILKGIGQIMLQENRWTGLLFLIGIFIGSWEGGVAVLLSTAAGTLTAMKLKYDLSEINAGLYGFSAALVGVALSFIFQTTLLIWIIIILGGALAAVIQHFFIQKKIPVFTFPFIIITWVCVFVLHHFTQIPPSEMISATAEPADYDDFLTCTNAFGEVIFQGGILSGIIFFVAVFISSPAAALYGFAGAVLGAYLSHMNGEPIEKIHMGLFGFNAVLSAIVFSGFKKKNGLWVLIAVAITVAIDDLLVDHNTLNEVGGVLTFPFVLGTCITLLIQKLFKKRRTE
- a CDS encoding urease accessory protein UreD; the encoded protein is MDSRLHIIAGFKEGESYVKDLYVSLPFRVVSVGQRKSDNKLYQMVMSSSPGILDGDRYHLNVELEKGASLQLQSQSYQRLFNMKDKAVQELNVKMEENTSFAYVPHPVVPHEDSNFESRANIHVGKNSQIIISEIITCGRKHYGEVFKLKRFQNLMQIYHKNKLVIKDNVVIQPDLFPINCIGNLEQYTHQGNLIFYSTKENVDKNSLIETIVELATEHRDEMEAGVSAIEENGFVVRALGHGGELMYNFFLRVQEILWSLE